CGCTATCGTGATCTTCCCATAATGTTTAAGAAAAGAGGGGTTTGATATGAAATATGAAGTCATCCTGATCGGTGGCGGGCCTGTCGGCATGATGCTGGCCGGGGAATTGGCATTAGCCGGTGTAAAGGTCTGCGTCATTGAGCGATTAAAAGAGACAACCCCTTATTCACGTGCGCTTACCGTGCATCCTCGAACTCTTGAAATATTAGATATGCGTGGAGTGAAATCACAATTAATCAGTCAAGGCCGCTTACTTTCGAGAGGACATTTCGCCGGATTAGAAACTCCTTTGGATTTCACGGTGTTGGATTCTTCTTCCAATCACACTCTCTTTTTACCGCAGAGTGAGACGGAGAAGGTGTTGGAGGAATGGGCGCTTAGCCTTGGCGCAGAGGTCTGGAGAGAGGTTGAGGCTCTATCTGTACAACAGGATGAGGATGGGGTTGACGTTAAGATCGCAGGACCTCATGGAGAAACAACGTTAAGATCAGCTTATGTGGTAGGTACGGATGGAGCCAGAAGTTTGGTTCGCAAGCATGCAAATATATCATATGAAGGTACAGATGCGACCTTCACGGCGATTCTGGGGGATGCCGTTCTATCTGATTTGGCTCCTATGAGTGTCATATCCCGGATTACAGAAAAAGGATTGGTCAGTATCATGCCGATCAATGATCATATGTATCGGGTCTTGATGATCGATATGGAGAGACGTAACATCTCTAAGGATGAGCCCGTTACATTGGAAGAGTTTCGTTCATCGCTCATCCGTACGACCGGAAGCGATCTGGGATTGAACGATGTGAAATGGATGTCCCGTTTCGGAAATGCGACGCGGCAAGCTGGACGCTATCGGAATGGTCGATTGTTCTTGGCGGGAGATTCGGCGCACATTCATTTTCCCGCTGGTGGACAGGGAATGAACGTCGGCTTACAAGAAGCGATGAACTTAGGCTGGAAGCTTGCAGGAGCAATCAAAGGCTGGGCTCCGGACTGGCTATTGGACAGTTATCATGCCGAGCGCTTTCCATGGAATACGACCTTGCTCCGGAATACCGAGGTCCAAACCCTGCTTCTGGACGTGACTCCCCCTATCACGGAACTTCGAAGCATGTTAGCTAAACTGATTCAAATACCGGAGGCTAATTATCAAATCGCCGCACAAGTTTCCGCAATGGATGTACATTATGATCCAGACGCCGAAGCGCCCCCCCATCCTTTAAATGGGAAACGTTTCAAGGATCTAAGCTTAAAGCTGAAAGGCGGGCCATTGATTAACGCCTATCCGTTACTACACAAAGGTACTTTTCTTCTGCTGCATTTCCATTCTAATGAACAGAATAGCGGTCAATGGGAAACGTATAGCAACCTTCAAGTTGTACATGCCTCTTTGGCTGAGGCTGACGCGGATTGGAACGACGTCCACACGGCGCTTATTCGTCCGGATGGACATATTGCCTGGGCGATTCCTCTATCCGTTCCAAATCCAATGCAAACCATAAATGAAGGAATCACTCGCTGGTGCGGAGACAGTACCGTGTAGTAATTCGTTCGAGGTGCGTAACTGATTCGCTACCACGTTCAAGGATCTAATGAATTAGGGCTTGCAATTAAAAACAGGCGACCCTCCAGAGGCCGACAGCCCCGGTGGATCGCTTGTTTGTGTTAACGGTATTATTTGGCCCGTAAGACTTAGCCTTTGACCCCGCCGACAACCATCCCTTTGACGAAATACTTCTGCAGGAACGGATAGACGATGATAATCGGCACACTGGCCACAATGGTCATCGTGGCACGGATAGAGGTCGGTGTAACGGTCGCTTTGTTGCCCTGCGCGTTCGCAAAGGCATCAGCTGCCGAGGAACTGGACATCGCGGTGTTGGACGTAGATAGCATCTTCATTAGCTCATACTGGAGCGTACTCAGGTTCGGCATGGATGAGTTATACAGGAAGACGTCGAACCAGGAGTTCCACTGATAGACCGCTACGAACAAGGAGACAGTAGCCAGAGCCGGAACCGTCAGCGGGAGTACAATACGCGAGAACGTAATGAAGTCTCCGGCGCCATCGATTTTGGCCGATTCCATCAGCCCCTCAGGCAGTGCCTCGATGAAGGAACGAATGACAATCATATTAAATACGCCGATGATACCCGGGATAATATAGACCCAGAAGGTATTAAGCATATTCAGCTCTTTGATCAGCAGGTAGCCCGGGATCAGACCGCCGCTGAAGTACATGGTGAAAATAAAAGTGACGGACACAAACTTCTTCAGCTTATATTCCGGACGGCTGACCGTATAGGCAAGCATCGCTGTACAGAATACGGAGACCACAGTTCCGACAATCGTCCGTGCTGCGGAGATGAAAGTCGAATAGAAAATGTTGGATTCACTGAATACATACTCAAAGTTTCGCAGCGTCCATTCCCGCGGCCAGATATAGATATCCCCACGGACGGAGTCATTCGCTTCATTGAACGATAGAGCAAACATATTCAGGAACGGGTAGAGGGTGACGATGACCAAGAGAATCATGAAGACCGTATTGCAGATATCAAAAATCCGGTCACCTAATGAAGAATTCCGGTATGAATTAGCTTTGGATTTAGCCATAACTTGTGTCCTCCTTTCTAGTACAATCTGCTTTCGCCCATACGTTTGGCGATATTATTGGCTGCGATCAAGAAGATGAAGCTGACCAGGGTTTTGAACATACCCGCTGCGGTGGCAAGCCCGAAGTTATTCATCTGCATCCCGTATTTCAGTACGAAGATATCCAGATTCTCCGAATAGTCCAGATTCATACCGTTACCCAGCAGGTACTGCGCTTCGAAGCCGGATTCCAGAATATGGCCCAGGTTCATGATCAGAATCAGTACAATAACCGGCTTGATGCCCGGCAGGGTAATATAGAACATTCTTTGCAGACGGGAAGCCCCGTCGATCTCGGCTGCTTCATATTGGGACGGGTCGATGGAGGTGATGGCAGCCAGATAGATGATGGTGTTCCAGCCGACATTCTTCCAGACTTCCGTTGCTCCGAGAATTCCCCAGAAGTACTTGCCTTCACCCAGCCACAGAACCGGATGATCAATAAGCTGCATCTTGAGCATCAGCACATTGATGATCCCTTCCGGTGCCAGTGCCATTTGCACGATATTGGCCGCTACGACCCAGGAAATAAAGTAAGGCAGGTAACTGATCGTCTGCACGGTGCGCTTGAAGAGGACATTACGCAGCTCATTCAGCAGAAGGGCCAGTACAATGGCCGTTACAAAACCCAGTACCAGGTTAATGGAGCTCATAACCAGAGTATTACGAAGTACACGATAGAACTGCTGTTCCTGGAACAGGAACTTGAAATTGTCCAAGCCGACCCACTTCTGGTCGAACAGATCCTTGGCGGGCTTGAATTTCTGAAAAGCAATCGTCCATCCCCATAGCGGGAGGTATTTGAATATAATCACCCATAACAGAAAGGGCAATGACATCAGCATCAGCATTTTCTGTTTAGATAGCTCTTTAAAAAAGGTTTTGAAGCGCGAAGTGCCGGTATTATTCGATTTTGCCAACTGCACAGCGGTTTTCCCCACCTGTACCGTCCCCTTTCCTAGCTCCATATTCTCTATTTACTAACAAGTGTAAGTGTAGAAGGGAAAAGTGAAGGCGAGCTTCACTTTTCCCGGTTCATCATGCTTGGCGTCAGCGGTCAGCTTACCACTTGCCCTCAACACGGGCTTTTACCTTGTTAGTCATGAATTCTTCGTAGCCCTTGACGTCCAATTTGTTGTATTCGGCAAGGTATTCATTCCAGACAGCCTCGAAGCCTCCTGGTGCAGCAAGGACCATACGAGGATAATATTTCTGCTGCAAATCGCCGGCTCTCTGGCTGAAGAGCTGCTCCGGGGAGCCCGGTTCTTTCTCAATACTCCATGCAGGGTACCATGGGCGTTCTACCGGCTCAGCATAGAAGTCGGAGAAGGTCTTCAGGTTGTAGGCCTTCAGCAAGGCTTTGTCGCCTTCGGTGTAGTTGATGGCTGCAACTTCCGGCTGGTTGAACGGAACATGGGCGTTGCCGTCCTCATACACAGAGTTATCGCCATAACGCGGCCACTCATAATCGAAATAGGAGAAGCCGTATTTACGTTTGAAATCATTGTCGTTGCGGTTTTTTAACTGTTCTTCGCTCATAACCATACGGCCTTCGGCATTCTTGGAGTAAGTTACGCCTTCTTCGCCCCACTGTACAAGCTTCTGGTTCTCATCGGTCAGCAGATTGTCGAAGTATTTAATAATACGGACCGGATCTTTCGCGCTGACGGTGATCCCCAGTCCGCGGTTGTTCACGAAGGAAGGAGGATCAACATAAGCGTCTTTAATGCCTTCGTCATATAAAATAGGAAGGGCAACGTAACGCAGGTCGTCATTACCGGCGGTTCTCAGGTTGGTAGTGGCATCGTTGACCTGCCAGGAATAGTTGACATATCCGAGTACACGGCCGGAGGTCAGCTTCGCCAGATACTGGTCTTTGTTCGCAGTGAACGTCTCAGGGTCAACCAGGCCCTTACCGTTCATTTCGTTCAACTTGGCCAGCCAGCGCTTCTCGGTGTCCGTTCCCTGATACAGCTTGGCTTCATGAGACTCCATGTCGACCATAACACTGCCTTCATTCGGATAACCGGCCAGGTGCATTGGCTGGTTGGTGATGGTGTAGAATTCTCCGGCTGTACCGGCGAAGGTGACGAAGCCGATGGTATCTTTACCATCTATCTTAGGGTACTTAGCCTGGTATTTCTCAATCAGGTCAAAGTACTGGTCAAGCGTTTTCACTTGCGGGTAACCGAATTCCTTGAGGACGCGTCTCTGCATCCAGAAGGTGCTGCTAGGGTCCGGCGGCGACAAGTATCCGTTTACATTTGCAGTGAAGGGAAGGATATAGATGTTGCCGTCTTCATTCGTGATCTTGTTCATGTAGTCGCCGTAGACGCGCTTGATATTAGGACCATACTTCTCAATCAGGTCATTGAGCGGAATATAGGCACCGGCATCCAGGAACTTGGCCAGCTCGCCGACTGGAGAGATGACATCAGGATAGTCGCCGCCGGCAATCATAACACCGGACTTGGTGCTTGCATCCCCAACCACGTTTTCCATCTTCCAGTCTACACCTGTCTGTTCCTGAAGCTTCTTGCCGATGGTGGTATCACTGGCCATGACATCCTTGTTGGCCCCGAAGCCGAAGTAAGTGAATGTTACCGGTTCTGTGCTGACTTCGCTGTTTTCTCCGCCGGACTCACTGTTCTTTCCGCCTGCATTGTTGCCGTTCGAACAGCCGACAATGAGGAGTGCCGAAGCCATAACAACAGCCAGTCCGGTTTGCAACCATTTCTTTGTACGCATTTCATATCCCCTTTCTTTACTTTGTGCTATTGAACATCCTCATTATAAAAGAAAGCGTTTCACATTGTTACAGGGCAAACCTTAGATCAGTCTTTGAATAATTAAGGTATACCCTATATTTATTTATTTATTTGTTCTCCAGAGGCAGCCGCAGCAAAATGCGCGTTCCCGCTCCGGGCTCGCTCGTGATCGTGAAGGTGAACGATTCCCCGTAGGTGATCCTCAGCCGGGTGATGACATTCTTCATCCCGATTGAATCGCCCATGGCCGAGTCATCCTCCAGGTAATGCAGCAGCTCGCTGATTTTTGCCTGATCCATGCCCACGCCGTTATCCGTAATGACGAAGAGGATCTGCCCGTTCTCCTGAGCGATTTGAATGTTGATATACCCGATGCCGGCTATATTCTCAATCCCATGGATACTGGCGTTCTCCACATACGGAAGGAAGGCCATCTTCGGGATTTCAATGTTCAGCAGCGATTGGTCAACCTCGATGTGATATTCAAGCTTGTTGTCGAAGCGGTATTTCTGAATCTCCAGGAAGCACTCGATTAATTCAAGCTCCTCGCGTATCGTAACGAAGCTGCTTTTCCACATAATTGATTTGCGGAAAATCTTCGCCATGTTCTGAATCGTCCGGGCCGTCTGGGTTTCGCCCTTCATCATACTGCGCATACGGATGGTCTCCAGTGCATTGAACAGGAAGTGAGGGTTAATCTGGCTGTGCAGCGCATGAAGCTGAGCCTGCCGCTGCCGCAGCTCCAGCTCCTTCTTCTGTATCTCTGCGACATATACATCATTGATCAGGTTCTCGATCCGTTTGCTCATCCGGTTGAATTCTACCGTAAGCTCACCGATCTCATCCCGCTCCAGGTGATAGGGAATCAGACCGAAATTTTTGTCCTTTACGGACTTCATGTGCTTCAGGATGTTTTTGATACGTGTGTGGATCGAGCGGGACATGATCACGATCACTAGGGTAGGCACAAGGAAGTTAATCCCGGCAAACCACAGGATAAATTGGCCCGATTGTCTCACATCCGACAGAATGAGCGCTTCATCCAGTACGCCATAGATGGACCATCCGCTTAAATAACGGTTATTCTGATAGGTTTTGTCGATCACGATGGCCTGCTTCGGCTTGGGAATCTCATTCGGAGTAAGGACCTGTCCTGACGTAACCAGCTTGCTGGGTGTACCGCTGGAGAGACGGCCGAAGCGCGCTTGACCGGAAGGGTCGAGAATGTAGAAGTCCCCGCTGAAACTGGATAAGTCCAGAATTTGCCGGATATAATTCATATTCAGATCAATTTTGAATACATGCTCATAGGTCTCAAGCCGGCGGTCGGTGAGTCTTTGGATGACACTGATACTGTCAGGCGTAACATAGAGATGGGGATGTGTATTGCTGAATTGACTAATCTGTTTATACCAGTCCTGATTTCGCATTTCATCCTCGAATTTTATGATATGGCCCGAGGCGAGAATGGTTGGATTGTCTGTCATGATGACAGAGGAGCTCATGATTTTATTCTCCTTGTCGGTGCGGTTGAACAGATTCGATATGGCATTCAACGATTCCACATAACGGTCTGTGGACGCATAGGTGGTGTTCAGATGTTGAATGAGCTGCCGGTCAATGGAGTAGAGGTAGGAGATGCCTGCGGCATCCTCAATAACCGTCCTCAGCTCGGCTTGTAACAGGGTCATTGCCTGCTCGGCATCCGCGGTCTTCTGATTCTTGATATTGGCAGTGGTTACCCGGTAGAACATCACATTGGTCAGGATGATTGGAATGAACACGCATACAATGTAGATGACGATCAGCTTGCTTCTAAGCTTCATATGATTCAGACGAAAGTTGAACACGGAAGGGAGCCTCCTTATTTACTGCCCGATCATCATATTGCGGTAATCGGTAGGCGTCATATTCTCAAGCTTTTCGAACTGGGTGGCAAAATAATCAGCGTTCTGGAAGCCGACCAGCTCAGCGATTTCGTACATCCGTTTCTTGGTTTGCCGCAGCAGGCGTTTGGCCTCCTCAATCCGCAGGCTCAGCAGGTATTCATTGAAGTATACCCCGTAGGTTTTGCGGAACAACTGTCCAAGATAGACCGGATTCATGTCGAAATCGGCGGCGATACCTTTGAGATAGATATTTTCACGGTAATGCCCGTCGATGTATTTTTTGATTTTTTCAATATTGCCTTCGCTCTTGCCGCCGCGCTTCTCTGCGATATACTCTGCGGCTTCGGCGATAAACTGTTGGAATACCTGCTTCAGCTGCTTCAGATTGCGGTATTTCAGCGGCCAGTTGAGCAACTCAGTCATCCATTGCAGCGTGTTCTCGTCCCCTTCGAGCTGGCGGATAATGTTAATGATGGCAATCATGCTGCGCCGGATTGTGTTCGTCACCGCTCCGGGTGCGAAGTGGCGCTCCTGAAACATGGT
This genomic interval from Paenibacillus sp. FSL H8-0332 contains the following:
- a CDS encoding ABC transporter permease subunit, with product MGKTAVQLAKSNNTGTSRFKTFFKELSKQKMLMLMSLPFLLWVIIFKYLPLWGWTIAFQKFKPAKDLFDQKWVGLDNFKFLFQEQQFYRVLRNTLVMSSINLVLGFVTAIVLALLLNELRNVLFKRTVQTISYLPYFISWVVAANIVQMALAPEGIINVLMLKMQLIDHPVLWLGEGKYFWGILGATEVWKNVGWNTIIYLAAITSIDPSQYEAAEIDGASRLQRMFYITLPGIKPVIVLILIMNLGHILESGFEAQYLLGNGMNLDYSENLDIFVLKYGMQMNNFGLATAAGMFKTLVSFIFLIAANNIAKRMGESRLY
- a CDS encoding ABC transporter substrate-binding protein produces the protein MRTKKWLQTGLAVVMASALLIVGCSNGNNAGGKNSESGGENSEVSTEPVTFTYFGFGANKDVMASDTTIGKKLQEQTGVDWKMENVVGDASTKSGVMIAGGDYPDVISPVGELAKFLDAGAYIPLNDLIEKYGPNIKRVYGDYMNKITNEDGNIYILPFTANVNGYLSPPDPSSTFWMQRRVLKEFGYPQVKTLDQYFDLIEKYQAKYPKIDGKDTIGFVTFAGTAGEFYTITNQPMHLAGYPNEGSVMVDMESHEAKLYQGTDTEKRWLAKLNEMNGKGLVDPETFTANKDQYLAKLTSGRVLGYVNYSWQVNDATTNLRTAGNDDLRYVALPILYDEGIKDAYVDPPSFVNNRGLGITVSAKDPVRIIKYFDNLLTDENQKLVQWGEEGVTYSKNAEGRMVMSEEQLKNRNDNDFKRKYGFSYFDYEWPRYGDNSVYEDGNAHVPFNQPEVAAINYTEGDKALLKAYNLKTFSDFYAEPVERPWYPAWSIEKEPGSPEQLFSQRAGDLQQKYYPRMVLAAPGGFEAVWNEYLAEYNKLDVKGYEEFMTNKVKARVEGKW
- a CDS encoding carbohydrate ABC transporter permease, coding for MAKSKANSYRNSSLGDRIFDICNTVFMILLVIVTLYPFLNMFALSFNEANDSVRGDIYIWPREWTLRNFEYVFSESNIFYSTFISAARTIVGTVVSVFCTAMLAYTVSRPEYKLKKFVSVTFIFTMYFSGGLIPGYLLIKELNMLNTFWVYIIPGIIGVFNMIVIRSFIEALPEGLMESAKIDGAGDFITFSRIVLPLTVPALATVSLFVAVYQWNSWFDVFLYNSSMPNLSTLQYELMKMLSTSNTAMSSSSAADAFANAQGNKATVTPTSIRATMTIVASVPIIIVYPFLQKYFVKGMVVGGVKG
- a CDS encoding monooxygenase — translated: MKYEVILIGGGPVGMMLAGELALAGVKVCVIERLKETTPYSRALTVHPRTLEILDMRGVKSQLISQGRLLSRGHFAGLETPLDFTVLDSSSNHTLFLPQSETEKVLEEWALSLGAEVWREVEALSVQQDEDGVDVKIAGPHGETTLRSAYVVGTDGARSLVRKHANISYEGTDATFTAILGDAVLSDLAPMSVISRITEKGLVSIMPINDHMYRVLMIDMERRNISKDEPVTLEEFRSSLIRTTGSDLGLNDVKWMSRFGNATRQAGRYRNGRLFLAGDSAHIHFPAGGQGMNVGLQEAMNLGWKLAGAIKGWAPDWLLDSYHAERFPWNTTLLRNTEVQTLLLDVTPPITELRSMLAKLIQIPEANYQIAAQVSAMDVHYDPDAEAPPHPLNGKRFKDLSLKLKGGPLINAYPLLHKGTFLLLHFHSNEQNSGQWETYSNLQVVHASLAEADADWNDVHTALIRPDGHIAWAIPLSVPNPMQTINEGITRWCGDSTV
- a CDS encoding sensor histidine kinase; the encoded protein is MFNFRLNHMKLRSKLIVIYIVCVFIPIILTNVMFYRVTTANIKNQKTADAEQAMTLLQAELRTVIEDAAGISYLYSIDRQLIQHLNTTYASTDRYVESLNAISNLFNRTDKENKIMSSSVIMTDNPTILASGHIIKFEDEMRNQDWYKQISQFSNTHPHLYVTPDSISVIQRLTDRRLETYEHVFKIDLNMNYIRQILDLSSFSGDFYILDPSGQARFGRLSSGTPSKLVTSGQVLTPNEIPKPKQAIVIDKTYQNNRYLSGWSIYGVLDEALILSDVRQSGQFILWFAGINFLVPTLVIVIMSRSIHTRIKNILKHMKSVKDKNFGLIPYHLERDEIGELTVEFNRMSKRIENLINDVYVAEIQKKELELRQRQAQLHALHSQINPHFLFNALETIRMRSMMKGETQTARTIQNMAKIFRKSIMWKSSFVTIREELELIECFLEIQKYRFDNKLEYHIEVDQSLLNIEIPKMAFLPYVENASIHGIENIAGIGYINIQIAQENGQILFVITDNGVGMDQAKISELLHYLEDDSAMGDSIGMKNVITRLRITYGESFTFTITSEPGAGTRILLRLPLENK